Within Vespula vulgaris chromosome 23, iyVesVulg1.1, whole genome shotgun sequence, the genomic segment ttttccctttttaaaaaaaaattattctatttaggaatataaaatgtttttgtttatcttaatacaatttttattttttatttaatttttctaattgttaTAACTTTTAAGGAGGAGATATGAAATTTCTCATATTGATAATTTCTAGAAATCTGCAGATACAAACTTTAGTTCGTACAAGTTTTTAAGATAATGTTTGGAACATCTTTCCTTATTACAAAAGAtatgaattattctttttacgaatataatgaaaagttCTTCGTTTAtctcaatataattataatgtttgttaatatttcttcgattcttcgatatattaaggtttataacatttaattgtTCGTTTGTAAAAGAGACCATTCTCTCTCaaatgttcttcttctttggtaacgtagaaataaaagtttttaacaTGCTCGATCTCAAGGATAGATTCCTTTGATCAAGAGAAATGTCCTTGATGTTCTACGTTATCTTTCATCTCATTATAAAGATAGCTAAAAGATTACGATCGAAAGAAGTTTATTCTTTTACAAAAgctttcaattaatttctgAAGAAGTTCGTAGCTTGTTTTTCTCAATAAGAAATTCGATATCGAACTGATCTTATAgcttaatttgtttattttttttttttaattcttttttttttatatattcttacaaGAACCTACTCAACttcgatacaatttttttatatccgaTTGATACTACCGtgattaaatattgttattgttttcaatttattcgtataaactttttatgagaatcttttatttattcgaatacTTAGATAACACTACTAGAAGTAAAAGTTTTTAACGAACATAATAATGAAGACAATTTCAAGGCCAGATTCCCTCTCTCTGTAATAGTACCGTTGAAGTTCTGTTTTATCTTACTTCTCATTTTCCCAAAGATAGCTAACAGATTGATATCAAAAGACGTTTATTGGCTTACGAAAACTTCTAATTAATTTCTGAAGGAGATAGGTCTGTAAATCGTTTCTCAATATGATATACAGATATCAGATTGATCCTATTGGTTACATtctttgatttcatttttatacatttttataaggGCCTCCATAATTCATCTGTCAAAATAATGTATGCAACTCGTTtcttcgatagaaattttctgTATCTGATCCGATCCTAGtgcgattaaatattaatctctttttcttttgaattttatttttatacatttttatgaaaCCCTTTCGTGTATTCGAACACTTAATATGCAGtaatgtaaaagtaaaagttttTAAACAAACTCGATACTGAAAGATTTCAAGGGCAGATTCCTTCGGCAAGTAAAAGTATCGTTGAGAAGTTTAGCGTTATCTACCGTCgctttacaaaattatatccaAACGATCCAGATCAAAAGTTTATTAACTTGCAGAAACTTTTgaagtattttaatttaagtCGAGGTTATATATGTCATACATTTAGCtcgtttttcattataatcatTAGTAATAAGCGAATTGATTagatcatataattattattatagaaaaattttatttttctttatttttcatggaTTTCTTGATTTATCTGAGCTCTTCAGTAACGTTTCGAGTTACGAGTATCTAACGAACTCGATCATGAAGACGATTTCAAGGTCAAATTCCTCTTTCCCCATTAAAAAGTCGTAATTAAAGTCCAACGTTATCTTTCATCGCGTTACAACGGTagctaaaaaaagaaaaagatcgagatcAAAGACAGTTTATTATATCTTGGAGAAATTTTTCAGAGTAACTTAATTTTCCTTATAAGCAACGTTCTTATCTCATTTAATATCTGATTATTAATGATaccatttaatattattgtgaTTTTTCTCCTGTTTGATTTTTCAgaattttttacgattacttttttctttccttccttttcattttatatttttatatttttactctttctttttttccctttcctttgaATTATTCATCCAAGCTCTTCGGtaagataaaagtaaagattTCTAACGAATTCGATCGCGAAGACAATTTCCAGGCCAGATTCCTTCGCCCAGTAAAAGTGTCGTTGAAGTCCAGCATTATCTTCCATCGAATCGCAAAGTTCGTTGAACGATCGAGATCTCAGATAATTTATTAGTTTACTAAAACTTTTCGAATATCTTAATTTCTGTCGaagtaaaatatgtaattcGTTTCTCGGTATAATCTTTAATATCCGGCTGATCATACCGGTTAAACCACCGGAAGCTATGCACGCATCAGGCATAACAAATGGTGGCATAGCTTTCCAAAATCTTTGGACTGTTTCATTCCAATAATCAATTTCTAATCCGTTTTCCTTTAGCATGTTAATAAAATGACATACTTGGGGTATACATTGCAATtccgataaaataaatcgtttttgATCATTGATAAAATTCACCGTCTCGTTTAATTGTGGATCGTATTGAACATAATTCTCGATTATCATTTGGATCTCGACGAGCGGAAGGAATCCCAATATGTCTCTGAAATCTTCTTCGAGAGAGCTGTTATCTCGTAGCAttgataaatttgttaaatctGTGTCCATCATTAAGGTTCTTAAATTGTAAGCAAGTAAACCGAAAAAAACCGCAGACATTATTGCGGCTACACCGACAATTATCACTGActcgttcattttattttatgtatctatgtatctatgtgtatgcgtatgtatgtatgtatgtatatacatatatatatattttttttcagattataatacatatatgactTTCTTTTACTGATTCATTATTACtcattatacgtataaaatataatcgatgatctttttaatggtttttatattattataaatattgacactgaaataagagaaagtgTAAGAATTCGATCAAAGTGAAAGATGTCttaagaaagtatatatatgtatatatatatttatatatatacacacacctaCCTTTGATTGCAAAgatttaaaattcattaacgCATTTAGAcaagagatatataaatttcttgaaaatcaAACGGATTGTAGAACAATCGAATGGAACTTTTCGGgtatattaaatgaatcaTGTTGTTTGGAGTTGTCACGAAATCACGATACCACAAATTATCCGTCGGGATTTATGCCTTCGTGAGCTCTCATTATTTTAGAGTTCTTTGATCAAGTTGAAATACGATGCCAGAGGGGAAATATTTATGTTGGTAAAGGATTTGCGTGACTAATGCTCGGACAcggaaatatttaataggTTCCCCATTTTTAGAATTCACTAACCTACAAATTCGATGCTGTAGATTGAAGTAGGCTATTGAAACTGCCTGATATAGCGTCTATCGTTGATTACATTGTTTCGTTGTTTCTAATCTAGCCTAAAGTTGTCATGAACGATAGTTACAATTTTTAGTAAAATGCAGCCATatgtattaca encodes:
- the LOC127071843 gene encoding uncharacterized protein LOC127071843; the encoded protein is MNESVIIVGVAAIMSAVFFGLLAYNLRTLMMDTDLTNLSMLRDNSSLEEDFRDILGFLPLVEIQMIIENYVQYDPQLNETVNFINDQKRFILSELQCIPQVCHFINMLKENGLEIDYWNETVQRFWKAMPPFVMPDACIASGGLTGMISRILKIIPRNELHILLRQKLRYSKSFSKLINYLRSRSFNELCDSMEDNAGLQRHFYWAKESGLEIVFAIEFVRNLYFYLTEELG